A region from the Inhella inkyongensis genome encodes:
- the truD gene encoding tRNA pseudouridine(13) synthase TruD, which produces MTEALYTSLPQWPKAYPDSGASGRLKVLNEDFQVTELPLQLPSGAGEHLWLDVEKNGANTAFVAQQLAEAAGVKDWDVGYAGLKDRYAVTRQWFSIYLPTGKAGETPDLTQLQHPEFKVLSQSRHVKKLRPGDLQGNRFRIVLRDVAGERAAIEANLQAVASRGAPNYFGAQRFGFDGGNVEQGRAMLAREIRVRNPKKKGIYLSAVRSFVFNEVLALRIQQGLWGKPLPGDVMDAAGRPTGPLWGRGRVTSTDQAQALENSVAERHAVLCDGLEHAGLDQERRPLVASAVDMTWEWPQADQLVLSFSLPAGTYATALLSEILQTTEPERQAEGDPPALE; this is translated from the coding sequence ATGACCGAAGCTCTCTACACCAGCCTTCCGCAGTGGCCCAAGGCCTATCCAGACAGTGGCGCCAGCGGCCGGCTGAAGGTCCTGAACGAGGACTTCCAGGTAACGGAACTGCCTTTGCAGTTGCCCTCCGGGGCTGGCGAGCACCTTTGGCTGGATGTTGAGAAGAACGGCGCCAACACCGCCTTTGTCGCGCAGCAGCTGGCCGAGGCGGCCGGGGTGAAGGACTGGGATGTGGGCTATGCCGGACTGAAGGACCGCTACGCCGTGACTCGGCAGTGGTTCAGCATCTATCTGCCCACCGGCAAGGCCGGCGAGACGCCCGACCTGACGCAGCTGCAACACCCGGAATTCAAGGTCCTGAGCCAAAGCCGGCATGTCAAGAAGCTACGCCCCGGCGATCTGCAGGGCAACCGCTTTCGCATCGTGCTGCGGGATGTCGCTGGCGAGCGCGCAGCGATCGAGGCCAATTTGCAGGCCGTGGCCTCAAGGGGCGCCCCCAACTATTTCGGCGCACAGCGATTCGGCTTTGACGGCGGCAACGTCGAGCAAGGCCGGGCCATGCTGGCGCGCGAGATTCGCGTGCGCAACCCGAAGAAAAAGGGCATCTATCTCTCAGCGGTGCGCTCCTTTGTCTTCAATGAAGTGCTGGCGCTGCGAATTCAGCAAGGACTCTGGGGCAAGCCCCTACCAGGTGACGTGATGGACGCTGCAGGCCGGCCCACCGGCCCCTTGTGGGGTCGCGGCCGGGTGACGAGCACCGACCAAGCGCAGGCCCTGGAGAACAGCGTGGCCGAGCGGCACGCCGTCCTGTGCGATGGACTGGAGCACGCCGGTCTGGACCAGGAGCGACGCCCCCTGGTGGCCTCTGCGGTGGACATGACCTGGGAGTGGCCGCAGGCTGACCAGTTGGTGCTCAGCTTTTCCCTGCCTGCGGGCACGTACGCAACGGCTTTGCTGAGCGAAATCCTGCAGACCACCGAGCCGGAGCGACAGGCCGAAGGCGACCCTCCAGCGCTTGAATGA
- a CDS encoding TRAP transporter substrate-binding protein, whose protein sequence is MERRSFVGQAGLAGILAAGMAPAVQAQTALRWRLASSFPKALDTIYGAAEVFAKKVAEMSGGKFQISVHAGGELMPAFGVVDGVQNATVEMAHTAPYYFFGKDETFALGCAIPFGLNSRQMTAWQYEGNGLKLMREFYANYNIIHFPMGNTGAQMGGWYRKEIKGVDDIKGMKMRIGGFAGKVLERMGGVPQNIPGGEIYQALEKGTIDAAEWVGPYDDLKLGFFKVAPFYHYPGWWEGGPQLDLYINTKAYAGLPAEYKAIVEAASAFAHTEMQARYDARNPAALTQLLANKTKLVQMPTPVMDLAFKESMALYSEIAAKNPNWKKVYEDYAAFRKESNRWFRYTEAIFDRYMQSKVTQL, encoded by the coding sequence ATGGAGCGTCGTTCCTTTGTCGGCCAGGCCGGTTTGGCTGGCATCCTGGCCGCCGGCATGGCCCCGGCCGTGCAGGCCCAGACCGCCCTGCGTTGGCGGCTGGCCTCCAGCTTTCCCAAAGCGTTGGACACCATCTATGGGGCGGCCGAGGTGTTCGCCAAGAAGGTCGCCGAGATGTCGGGCGGCAAGTTCCAGATCTCGGTGCATGCCGGTGGCGAGTTGATGCCCGCCTTTGGCGTGGTGGATGGGGTGCAGAACGCCACCGTCGAGATGGCCCACACCGCGCCCTATTACTTCTTTGGCAAGGACGAGACCTTTGCTCTTGGGTGTGCCATTCCCTTTGGCTTGAACAGCCGCCAGATGACGGCCTGGCAGTACGAGGGCAATGGCCTGAAGCTGATGCGTGAGTTCTACGCCAACTACAACATCATCCATTTCCCCATGGGCAACACCGGTGCCCAGATGGGCGGCTGGTATCGCAAGGAAATCAAGGGCGTCGACGACATCAAGGGCATGAAGATGCGTATTGGTGGCTTCGCCGGCAAGGTGCTGGAGCGCATGGGCGGAGTGCCCCAGAACATCCCGGGCGGCGAGATCTACCAGGCGCTGGAAAAGGGCACCATCGACGCCGCCGAGTGGGTCGGCCCCTATGACGATCTGAAGCTGGGCTTCTTCAAGGTCGCGCCCTTTTATCACTACCCCGGCTGGTGGGAGGGCGGCCCGCAGCTCGACCTCTACATCAACACCAAGGCCTATGCCGGTTTGCCGGCTGAGTACAAGGCCATCGTTGAAGCGGCCTCAGCCTTTGCGCACACCGAGATGCAGGCCCGCTACGACGCCCGCAACCCGGCCGCGCTGACTCAGCTCCTGGCCAACAAGACCAAGCTGGTGCAAATGCCCACGCCGGTGATGGATCTGGCTTTCAAGGAGTCGATGGCGCTCTATAGCGAGATCGCAGCCAAGAACCCGAACTGGAAGAAGGTCTATGAGGACTACGCCGCCTTCCGCAAGGAAAGCAACCGCTGGTTCCGCTACACCGAGGCCATCTTCGATCGGTACATGCAGAGCAAGGTGACGCAGCTTTAA
- the pmbA gene encoding metalloprotease PmbA produces MTDSPMTAAQGFAHSRDEFQDLVERTLQKARERGASDAAAEVSEGAGLSVSARLGKLENVERNRDKSLGVTVYLGQRRGHASTSDFSDRALSDTVQAAYDIARFTAEDPAAGLPDAEDLLLEPAPDLDLFHPWSVDASAAAEIALRCEAAALQTDRRISNSEGAAVSAQQSHFFAGNSRGFRGGYASSRHSVSVAPIAGRGAGMQRDAWYSSERRAEDLAAPEAIGRYAAERALSRLKARRVATAEVPVLFESTVAAGLLGALVQATSGGALYRKASFLLDSLGQPVLASHIDVEEDPLLPRGKGSSAFDDEGVRTCARKVVQGGVLSGYFLSSYSARKLGMKTTGHAGGSHNLAMKSRCTAPGDDLPTLIRRLHRGLFVTELMGQGVNYVTGDYSRGASGYWVENGEIAFPVQEVTIAGNLREMFQDIVAIGNDRYTLGTKTVGSVLVSRMKLAGS; encoded by the coding sequence ATGACAGACTCACCCATGACCGCAGCCCAAGGCTTTGCGCATTCGCGCGACGAGTTCCAGGACCTGGTGGAACGCACTCTGCAAAAGGCCCGCGAGCGTGGCGCCAGCGATGCGGCCGCCGAGGTCAGCGAGGGCGCCGGCCTGTCTGTCTCGGCCCGCCTGGGCAAGCTGGAAAACGTGGAGCGCAATCGCGACAAGTCCCTGGGCGTCACGGTCTATCTGGGGCAGCGCCGAGGTCATGCCAGCACCTCTGACTTTTCCGATCGGGCGCTGAGCGACACCGTGCAGGCCGCCTACGACATCGCCCGCTTCACCGCTGAAGACCCGGCCGCCGGCCTGCCCGATGCCGAGGATCTGCTGCTGGAGCCGGCCCCGGATCTGGACCTTTTCCACCCCTGGAGCGTCGACGCGTCTGCGGCGGCGGAGATTGCCCTGCGCTGCGAAGCGGCGGCCCTGCAGACGGATCGGCGCATCAGCAATAGCGAGGGCGCGGCGGTGTCGGCGCAGCAGTCGCACTTCTTTGCGGGCAACTCACGCGGCTTTCGCGGCGGCTATGCCAGCAGCCGTCATTCGGTGTCGGTGGCCCCGATTGCCGGGCGCGGGGCGGGCATGCAGCGCGATGCCTGGTACAGCAGCGAGCGCCGCGCCGAGGATCTGGCGGCACCCGAGGCCATCGGCCGCTATGCCGCCGAGCGCGCGCTTTCGCGCCTGAAAGCGCGCCGCGTGGCCACGGCGGAAGTGCCGGTGCTGTTCGAGTCCACCGTGGCGGCCGGCTTGCTGGGCGCCTTGGTGCAGGCCACCAGCGGTGGGGCGCTCTACCGCAAGGCCAGCTTCTTGCTGGACAGCCTGGGTCAGCCGGTTCTGGCCTCGCACATCGATGTGGAGGAAGACCCCCTGTTGCCGCGTGGCAAGGGCAGCTCGGCCTTTGACGATGAGGGGGTGCGCACGTGCGCGCGCAAGGTCGTGCAGGGCGGGGTGCTGTCGGGCTATTTCCTCTCCAGCTACTCGGCGCGCAAGCTCGGCATGAAGACCACCGGCCACGCTGGCGGTTCGCACAATCTGGCGATGAAGAGCCGTTGCACCGCGCCGGGTGATGACCTGCCCACCCTGATCCGACGCTTGCACCGGGGGTTGTTCGTCACCGAGTTGATGGGGCAGGGCGTCAATTACGTCACCGGCGATTACTCGCGTGGCGCCAGCGGTTACTGGGTCGAGAACGGCGAGATTGCCTTCCCGGTGCAGGAGGTGACGATTGCCGGCAATCTGCGCGAGATGTTCCAGGACATCGTGGCCATCGGCAACGACCGCTACACCTTGGGTACCAAGACCGTGGGTTCGGTGCTGGTTTCGCGGATGAAATTGGCCGGCAGCTGA
- the yjgA gene encoding ribosome biogenesis factor YjgA, producing the protein MANPDRPKRARPGPPSHLLHTDDEDEYGPSKTQLKRESDALQKLGEDLLSLPDSRLNALEMGETLRIALRDAKKITAHGARRRQLQYIGKLMRQVDPQPFEEAVAAFRLGHAQDQLRLHQLEFVRTELIASDEALQTYIAEHPGVDVQQLRSLVRSARKDAAANPEARSGRGFRELFQFLKEQPAPEQA; encoded by the coding sequence ATGGCAAACCCTGATCGACCCAAGCGCGCCCGGCCCGGACCGCCCTCGCACCTGCTGCACACCGACGACGAAGACGAGTACGGCCCCAGCAAGACCCAACTCAAGCGCGAAAGCGATGCGCTGCAAAAGTTGGGCGAAGACTTGCTGAGCCTGCCCGACTCGCGCCTGAACGCGCTGGAGATGGGCGAAACCCTGCGCATCGCCCTGCGCGACGCCAAGAAGATCACCGCCCATGGGGCGCGGCGCCGGCAGCTGCAATACATCGGCAAGCTGATGCGCCAGGTCGACCCCCAGCCCTTTGAAGAGGCGGTGGCGGCTTTCCGACTGGGCCATGCGCAGGACCAGCTGCGCCTGCACCAGCTGGAATTCGTGCGCACCGAGCTGATCGCCAGCGACGAGGCCCTGCAAACCTATATCGCCGAACACCCGGGCGTCGATGTGCAGCAGCTGCGCAGCCTGGTGCGCTCGGCCCGCAAGGACGCGGCGGCCAACCCGGAAGCCCGCAGCGGCCGTGGCTTTCGCGAACTGTTCCAGTTCTTGAAGGAACAACCCGCACCGGAGCAGGCCTGA
- the mog gene encoding molybdopterin adenylyltransferase, with the protein MDGVRIGIVSCSDRASSGVYEDKGLPALQEWLSRALRNPIEFEPRLIPDERATIAATLRELVDEAGCDLVLTTGGTGPAPRDVTPEATRDVLERELPGFGEQMRQISLRFVPTAILSRQTAGVRGRSLILNLPGQPKAIAETLGGLPEVPGIFAAVPYCIDLIGGPYLETDESVCKAFRPKSAQKPALTPTSPAG; encoded by the coding sequence ATGGACGGTGTGCGCATCGGCATCGTCAGCTGCTCCGACCGCGCCAGCAGCGGCGTCTACGAGGACAAGGGCCTGCCTGCGCTGCAGGAGTGGCTCAGCCGCGCGCTGCGCAACCCCATCGAGTTCGAGCCCCGGCTGATTCCGGATGAGCGCGCCACCATCGCCGCCACCCTGCGCGAGTTGGTGGACGAGGCTGGCTGCGACCTGGTACTGACCACCGGCGGCACCGGCCCGGCACCACGCGATGTGACACCCGAAGCCACCCGCGATGTGTTGGAGCGCGAGCTACCCGGCTTTGGCGAGCAGATGCGCCAGATCTCGCTGCGCTTTGTACCCACAGCCATCCTGTCGCGACAGACGGCGGGGGTGCGCGGCCGCAGCCTGATCCTGAACCTGCCCGGCCAACCCAAGGCCATTGCCGAAACTCTGGGCGGGCTGCCCGAGGTGCCCGGCATCTTCGCCGCCGTGCCCTACTGCATCGACCTGATCGGTGGGCCCTACCTGGAAACCGACGAATCGGTCTGCAAGGCGTTTCGGCCCAAATCGGCGCAGAAGCCCGCGCTGACGCCTACTTCACCAGCCGGCTGA
- the cysE gene encoding serine O-acetyltransferase: MFARLREDIATILERDPAARSGWEVFWCYPGLHALIIHRRAHWLWRRGFSTLARFVSHLGRFLTGIEIHPGAQFGRRVFIDHGMGVVIGEMAEIHDDVTIYQGVTLGGTTLVKGAKRHPTLSKGVVVGANACVLGGFTVGEGAKIGSGAVVTKPVPPGATAVGNPARIIEASQAQMREDAASKMGFSAYAVTQGDDPVAQAMKGLIDNAAGHEHQIALLWQALQRLEKGLGDCVPADAQATEHFDAEQLSRLVK; the protein is encoded by the coding sequence ATGTTTGCCCGCCTGCGTGAAGACATCGCCACCATCCTCGAGCGCGACCCCGCCGCGCGCAGCGGCTGGGAGGTGTTTTGGTGTTATCCGGGTCTGCACGCGCTGATCATTCATCGGCGCGCCCATTGGCTGTGGCGGCGCGGCTTCAGCACCCTGGCGCGTTTTGTCTCGCACCTGGGGCGCTTCTTGACCGGCATCGAGATCCATCCCGGCGCTCAGTTCGGCCGCCGGGTCTTCATCGACCACGGCATGGGCGTGGTGATCGGCGAAATGGCCGAGATCCATGACGACGTCACGATCTACCAGGGTGTGACCTTGGGCGGGACCACCCTGGTCAAAGGTGCCAAACGCCATCCCACGCTTTCAAAGGGCGTGGTGGTGGGGGCCAACGCCTGTGTGCTGGGCGGCTTCACGGTGGGCGAGGGCGCCAAGATCGGCTCCGGCGCCGTGGTGACCAAGCCGGTCCCCCCCGGGGCCACGGCGGTGGGCAACCCGGCCCGCATCATCGAGGCCAGCCAGGCCCAGATGCGCGAGGACGCTGCCAGCAAGATGGGCTTCTCGGCCTATGCCGTGACGCAGGGGGACGATCCGGTGGCGCAGGCCATGAAGGGGTTGATCGACAACGCCGCCGGCCACGAGCACCAGATCGCACTGCTGTGGCAAGCCTTGCAGCGCCTGGAAAAAGGTCTGGGTGACTGCGTGCCGGCCGACGCCCAGGCCACCGAGCACTTCGACGCCGAGCAGCTCAGCCGGCTGGTGAAGTAG
- a CDS encoding RNA methyltransferase, whose amino-acid sequence MLTRPSVVHSTRFILMNTSHPGNVGAVARAIKVMGFGELVLVQPRFADVLTQDETLAFASGATEVLERARVVGRLEDALDGVQFVVGTAMTPRDFGPPCHAPRALFEELAARPEPPSLGLVFGSERYGMANEDVYRCHAVVSIPTAPDYGSLNLAQAVQILAYEWRQALGGFAVQGRTKAPDLADAQAVQGLLTHWQQALEAVGFLDPAAPRKLMPRLNQLFNRAGLQSEEIHILRGIARAMQAAPKDR is encoded by the coding sequence ATGTTGACGAGGCCTTCTGTCGTGCATTCCACACGCTTCATCTTGATGAATACGAGCCATCCGGGCAATGTCGGCGCCGTCGCCCGGGCCATCAAGGTGATGGGCTTTGGTGAATTGGTGCTGGTGCAGCCCCGTTTTGCCGATGTGCTGACACAGGACGAGACCCTGGCCTTCGCCAGCGGTGCCACCGAGGTGCTGGAGCGCGCCCGCGTGGTGGGGCGCCTGGAAGACGCGCTTGATGGTGTGCAGTTCGTGGTGGGCACGGCCATGACGCCACGCGACTTCGGCCCCCCCTGTCATGCGCCACGCGCCCTGTTCGAAGAGCTGGCCGCGCGGCCCGAGCCGCCCAGCCTGGGGCTGGTGTTCGGCAGCGAACGCTATGGCATGGCCAATGAGGATGTCTATCGTTGCCATGCGGTGGTCTCCATTCCCACCGCGCCCGACTACGGTTCGCTCAATCTGGCCCAGGCGGTGCAGATCCTGGCCTATGAATGGCGCCAGGCCTTGGGGGGCTTTGCGGTCCAGGGGCGCACCAAGGCACCCGATCTGGCCGATGCCCAGGCCGTGCAGGGTTTGCTGACCCATTGGCAGCAGGCGCTGGAAGCCGTGGGCTTTCTGGACCCGGCCGCGCCTCGCAAACTGATGCCACGCCTGAATCAGCTCTTCAACCGCGCCGGGCTGCAAAGCGAAGAGATCCATATCCTGCGCGGCATTGCCCGTGCCATGCAGGCCGCGCCGAAAGACCGTTGA
- a CDS encoding inositol monophosphatase family protein has protein sequence MSSAALHPMLNVAIKAARAAGALINRASLDLDIIKVGAKAYNDFVTEVDHAAEAVIIKTLLEAYPQHAILAEESGKEHGNQSSDYQWIIDPLDGTTNFIHGLPIYAVSIALAFRGQVQQAVVYDPTRNDLFHASKGRGAFLNDRRLRVSRRTRLSDSLVGTGFPFRRGDNFKRYLKLFEDVMQQTAGVRRPGAASLDLCYVAAGYYDAFFETGLSPWDVAAGSLIITEAGGLVGNFTGESDFLHQREVLAGTPKIYAQLVPLLTPYSRVIQTAEEAEAPAPAAAAVAQPKSRRATLVRAQDGAASASE, from the coding sequence ATGTCTTCTGCTGCTTTGCACCCCATGCTGAACGTGGCCATCAAGGCCGCCCGTGCCGCCGGCGCGCTCATCAATCGCGCCTCGCTGGATCTGGACATCATCAAGGTGGGCGCCAAGGCGTACAACGACTTCGTCACCGAAGTCGACCACGCGGCAGAAGCCGTCATCATCAAGACCCTGCTGGAAGCCTATCCCCAGCACGCCATCCTGGCCGAAGAATCGGGCAAGGAGCATGGCAACCAGTCGTCCGACTATCAGTGGATCATCGATCCGCTGGACGGCACCACCAACTTCATCCACGGCCTGCCGATCTATGCCGTGTCGATTGCGCTGGCCTTCCGCGGCCAAGTGCAGCAGGCGGTCGTGTATGACCCGACGCGCAACGACCTCTTCCACGCCAGCAAGGGCCGCGGCGCCTTCCTGAACGACCGCCGCCTGCGCGTCTCGCGCCGCACCCGCTTGTCCGATTCCCTGGTGGGCACGGGCTTCCCCTTCCGCCGCGGCGACAACTTCAAGCGCTACCTGAAGCTGTTCGAGGACGTGATGCAGCAGACCGCCGGTGTGCGCCGCCCGGGCGCGGCCTCGCTGGACCTCTGCTATGTAGCGGCCGGCTATTACGACGCCTTCTTCGAGACCGGCCTGTCGCCCTGGGATGTGGCCGCCGGCTCGCTGATCATCACCGAGGCCGGTGGCCTGGTGGGCAACTTCACCGGCGAATCCGACTTCCTGCACCAGCGCGAAGTGCTGGCCGGCACGCCCAAGATCTACGCCCAGCTGGTGCCGCTGCTCACGCCCTACTCGCGTGTCATCCAGACGGCCGAAGAGGCTGAAGCCCCGGCGCCGGCCGCAGCTGCGGTGGCCCAGCCGAAGTCGCGCCGCGCCACCCTGGTGCGGGCGCAAGACGGTGCAGCCAGCGCCTCAGAGTGA
- a CDS encoding putative bifunctional diguanylate cyclase/phosphodiesterase, which translates to MPRWAGGGFAGLWRLELPSGRLHCAADVAAALGLPIEADLAEFYAVIDSEDRVSVRSAVEAAQAQGGRINRRFKLIGGPAAGQWARLTALATPEALEGALTDLPGEGSRMDHWRDSEQRFRHAFDQTPTTAVQGYDRQRRVIYWNAASEALYGWSRFEAMGRQLEDLIIPPPMRDAVVALHTAWVERDEAIPAAELELLHKDGHAVPVFSSHVMLRNGWGDPEMYCIDVDLRAQRQAAVEGRQREQQLRLISQASRVGWWEWHAETDSLSWSAELGQCFGHPEAGQIQRQALLQALPLESRRQLEGIWQRLNQGMGALDAELRHHGPGGERHFLLHVEAADPEKGQSRTGTLMDITESKDAASRIDRLVHFDPVTGLPNRLLMRERLEEAIARAANMGVKVLVGCLGLDQFRLVNESFGMAAGDTLLNGCAERLRNRLRGQDLVVRLNGDQFGVVLEGVRDAEEAETLGSMLLGLFRQPFSLGDQEHFLGASLGLTLYPEDGEGAEGLMQHAETALHRAKEYGRGLHQFFRAEMNERSLERVQLLNHLRRAMPQRELSLHLQPQVRLSDRTVLGAEALLRWNSAALGPVGPDRFIPLAEETGLIEPIGDWVLAQCCELLQDWQAQGHSRLRLAANLSGRQFRNAELVLRLARELERCGVPGSALEVEVTESVLLEREGRTREMLFALKDLGVSLAIDDFGTGYSSLSYLRRFPVDVLKVDRSFIHDLGQGADHDALVRAIAGMAHALKLTVVAEGVETAEQAAFLTALGCEVGQGWLFGRPVAPAEFKQRYLTPAGGSL; encoded by the coding sequence GTGCCTCGCTGGGCGGGCGGGGGCTTTGCAGGGTTGTGGCGCCTGGAATTGCCGAGCGGTAGGCTGCATTGCGCGGCCGATGTGGCGGCCGCATTGGGACTGCCCATCGAAGCTGATTTGGCAGAGTTCTACGCCGTCATCGATTCGGAAGATCGGGTCTCGGTGCGTTCTGCCGTCGAGGCGGCTCAGGCCCAAGGCGGGCGCATCAACCGGCGCTTCAAGCTGATTGGTGGTCCGGCGGCCGGTCAATGGGCCCGGCTGACGGCACTGGCCACGCCTGAGGCCCTTGAGGGTGCGCTGACGGACCTGCCGGGCGAGGGCTCGCGGATGGATCATTGGCGCGACTCCGAGCAGCGCTTTCGCCATGCTTTTGACCAGACGCCCACCACGGCAGTGCAGGGCTATGACAGACAACGGCGGGTCATCTACTGGAATGCCGCCAGCGAGGCGCTCTATGGCTGGAGCCGTTTCGAAGCCATGGGCCGGCAATTGGAAGACCTGATCATTCCGCCACCGATGCGCGATGCCGTGGTGGCGCTCCACACCGCCTGGGTGGAGCGGGACGAGGCGATTCCTGCCGCTGAGCTGGAGTTGCTGCACAAAGATGGGCATGCGGTGCCGGTGTTTTCCAGCCATGTGATGCTGCGCAATGGCTGGGGCGACCCTGAGATGTATTGCATTGACGTGGATCTGCGCGCGCAGCGCCAGGCCGCTGTGGAGGGACGCCAGCGTGAGCAGCAGCTGCGGCTCATCAGCCAAGCCAGCCGGGTAGGCTGGTGGGAGTGGCATGCCGAGACGGACAGCTTGAGTTGGTCGGCCGAGTTGGGGCAGTGTTTCGGCCACCCCGAGGCCGGGCAGATCCAGCGTCAGGCGCTGTTGCAGGCCTTGCCACTGGAGTCGCGTCGACAGCTTGAAGGAATCTGGCAGCGTCTGAATCAGGGCATGGGCGCTTTGGATGCCGAGTTGCGCCATCACGGCCCGGGGGGCGAGCGCCACTTCTTGCTCCATGTGGAGGCCGCTGACCCCGAAAAGGGGCAGAGCCGCACGGGCACTTTGATGGACATCACGGAGAGCAAGGACGCCGCTTCTCGCATCGACCGCCTGGTCCATTTCGATCCAGTGACGGGCCTGCCCAATCGCCTGCTGATGCGCGAGCGGCTGGAAGAGGCCATTGCGCGGGCTGCCAATATGGGCGTCAAGGTTCTGGTCGGCTGCCTGGGTTTGGATCAGTTCCGCCTGGTCAATGAATCCTTCGGAATGGCTGCGGGGGATACCTTGCTCAATGGTTGCGCCGAGCGCCTGCGCAACCGGCTGCGTGGGCAGGACTTGGTGGTGCGACTGAACGGTGATCAGTTCGGCGTGGTGCTCGAAGGGGTGCGGGACGCCGAAGAGGCCGAAACCCTGGGCAGCATGCTGCTGGGTCTATTCCGTCAGCCGTTTTCACTGGGCGACCAGGAGCACTTCCTGGGGGCCAGCCTAGGCCTGACGCTCTATCCAGAGGATGGCGAAGGGGCTGAGGGCCTGATGCAGCACGCCGAGACGGCCTTGCACCGGGCCAAGGAGTACGGCCGCGGCTTGCATCAGTTCTTCCGCGCTGAAATGAACGAACGTTCGTTGGAGCGGGTGCAGCTGCTCAATCATCTGCGCCGAGCCATGCCGCAGCGCGAGCTCAGTCTGCACCTTCAGCCCCAGGTGCGATTGAGTGATCGGACCGTGCTGGGCGCGGAGGCGCTCTTGCGTTGGAACAGTGCCGCCCTCGGGCCGGTCGGACCGGATCGTTTCATTCCGCTCGCCGAGGAAACGGGCCTGATCGAACCCATCGGTGACTGGGTGCTGGCGCAGTGCTGTGAGCTGCTGCAGGACTGGCAGGCTCAGGGGCACAGTCGCCTGCGACTGGCCGCCAATCTATCCGGTCGACAGTTCCGCAATGCCGAGTTGGTGTTGCGCTTGGCGCGTGAGCTGGAGCGCTGCGGTGTGCCGGGCAGTGCGCTGGAGGTGGAGGTCACCGAGTCGGTGCTGCTGGAGCGCGAGGGCCGCACGCGCGAGATGCTGTTCGCCCTCAAGGATCTGGGCGTCAGCCTGGCGATTGACGACTTTGGCACCGGCTACTCGTCGCTGTCCTATCTGCGGCGTTTCCCGGTTGATGTGCTCAAGGTGGATCGCAGCTTCATCCACGATTTGGGTCAGGGCGCTGACCATGACGCCTTGGTGCGCGCCATTGCCGGCATGGCCCATGCGCTCAAGCTGACCGTGGTGGCCGAAGGCGTGGAGACGGCCGAGCAGGCCGCGTTCCTGACGGCCTTGGGGTGCGAGGTGGGGCAGGGCTGGTTGTTTGGTCGGCCGGTTGCGCCGGCCGAGTTCAAACAGCGCTATCTGACTCCAGCCGGCGGCTCACTCTGA
- a CDS encoding response regulator has product MKILVVDDEAISRMALMDVIQSAGNYRVQEASSGEEAWTQLNAALIPPMLVCCDIRMPVMSGIELLQRARANPAFKDLPFVLISMANDADTIKSAIQFGVSGYIVKPFTQGDARARLDKVLSQCHARMLEAPESTMARMKLMPDRYRAYLLSLQRQLELLVAEFANALNAEALKTARERMALLETGLAPLGLWRAAQLFKRCAEGEPTAADAAECLDEVRQHVHLQLCAI; this is encoded by the coding sequence ATGAAGATTTTGGTGGTGGACGACGAGGCCATCTCGCGCATGGCCTTGATGGACGTGATTCAAAGCGCGGGCAACTACCGCGTGCAGGAGGCCAGCAGTGGCGAAGAGGCCTGGACTCAGCTCAATGCCGCTTTGATTCCACCCATGTTGGTCTGTTGTGACATTCGCATGCCGGTGATGTCGGGCATCGAGCTGCTGCAGCGCGCGCGCGCCAATCCGGCCTTCAAAGACCTGCCCTTCGTGCTGATTTCGATGGCCAATGACGCCGACACCATCAAGAGCGCAATCCAGTTTGGCGTCAGTGGCTACATCGTCAAGCCCTTCACCCAGGGCGATGCCCGGGCGCGCCTGGACAAGGTGCTCAGCCAATGCCATGCCCGCATGTTGGAGGCCCCCGAGTCCACCATGGCGCGCATGAAGCTGATGCCGGATCGCTACCGGGCTTATTTGCTCAGCCTGCAACGCCAACTGGAACTGCTGGTCGCTGAGTTTGCGAACGCGCTGAATGCCGAGGCCCTCAAGACTGCGCGGGAGCGGATGGCGCTGCTGGAAACCGGCCTGGCGCCATTGGGACTTTGGCGTGCGGCACAGCTGTTCAAGCGCTGCGCCGAGGGCGAGCCGACGGCGGCTGATGCGGCCGAGTGCCTCGACGAAGTGCGCCAGCATGTGCATCTGCAGCTCTGCGCGATTTGA